From the Helianthus annuus cultivar XRQ/B chromosome 17, HanXRQr2.0-SUNRISE, whole genome shotgun sequence genome, the window aaaagacattttttttttgtaaaggtGATTGAATCAACATCAAAAAAAGGAAAGGAGGTTGACAAAACTCCAGAAGTGGTGACACCAAAAGTTCCAAACTATCGCCGATCATCAATCAAAAGAGAGGTAAACTTTATTTTAATCACATGTATTATAACACTTATCAGTTATTAATGAATAACATCTTTCACAATAATTTAATGAATTtcattaataaaaatatttaaattgACAGAGTATAAACTACAATGAGAAGGTATCAAAAattagaaaagaaaagaaaaggaagcttgGTAGTGGAAATCGATCAAAGGCTGAAGTTGATACTGAAAATTATGAGTTTACTCGAAAAGGAGAAAACAGATTggtatgaaaatttaaaatataatgtATAAGATAATGTAAGTAGTTAATAAGGTAAATTATATTAATAACATGTAACATATTTTATGTAGCGACTTCCTGTTGAGGTTGCAAGGAGATCAGGTCTTACAGAAGAACTTCATGAATTGAAGATTCAGACTTTGGAAGGAAAAATCATGTCTAATGAAGTGGAAACAGAACAAAATGGTGGCAAACCGCGTTACAAAATGGTGAAGTGGGATAAATTTATGTCTgcaaacagtttgaagaatggtgACATTCTACACTTCAACTTTGTTACGTCTACACAGGTGCTCGAGTTAAAAAGTGTGGATCGAAAATAGTAATATGTGAAAGGATGGTAGTAGTGTTATATTTTGTTGGCTTATGGATTGTTAATGATAAGGGTTTTTTGTGGTAACCATATAattggttatgaagacaatgctgTTAGTTTTTTTGCTACATGATTATGTAACATGTAGATGTAAAGCTAAACTATTATCGGTTAGTAGAACAATCTATAAGTATATAAATGAATGTTAATCATCCTGTTTCTGTGTTGCATCAAACTAACGAAAACattgaatttaaaaaaataacatgtaATAAACCATTGTCAATTTGTTTAGCAAATAAGATAATAAGAGTGGTAAACATACCTGATGGATAATACTAAGCAGAAGGATTGAGTTTCAAAGTAAATTATTTTAAACAATGAAACGGTAAATGGATGCAAACTTACTTGTTAGAAGGAATGAAAAGCAAAAAACACAAAACTAAAGTGAGCAGAAAAATGCCACTAAAACATTGAATAAAGAAAATGATTGATGACAAAAAGTTATACACACTTCTTCGATCATTTATAGAAAGTCGATAGACAAATTAGGCAAATTGTTGCTAAATTGTAGCACAAAATATAAGTACATAATTAATTGATACTAATTATGATTGCGTAAGTTTATAATGAAAGTTATTTGTTACTCTAAAAAGATTAGATTTTATAATTCTACAATTAAGCAATATATTTGATAAAATATTTTAAGAAATGTCCATAAGTTGAATAAAACCGAAATATCTAATAGTAAGAACCATAATAAGGTTTTCCATTAACCCAAAAACATATTATTTTAACAATGGAAAATTGCTAATTGTCATCATATACTTGATAAATAGTACGTTCACCATTTTCAATAACCACCATCTCCTCTATAACGTTTACATTTTCTTCACTTGCATGTTGATCATGAAGTCCATAAAGTTCAATGAGTTCACGCGGCCACAACTCCATCAAAACAGACGAAGAAATGAACAAACCTTGGTCTTGGAGCATTTCCTAAAAAAAATAGATTTCAAACATGTGAGTTTATTGAATAATGAAAGTTGGTAAAATAAGTCATTGTTGGTATTGTAAATAATATAACTCAATAAACATTACAAGATAATCTTCAACATAACAACCACGTTTAAAAGCAAATTCACGTGATGATAAACCATCACGCCATTGTTTAGAGACCAACTTGAATCGATGTATTGATTTCGTATCGATCCTTATTAAAATCTGGAAAAGTATCAAATGAAAAGGAAGCTCAACCATTGTGTTAAAACTAGTTACAAAAACAATAATTTGATTATGCTATATATAAGAGTAAAGAATTTCAAAATAGGAATTGATAATGTCAAAATGGGAATTTTCCATACGTAAGATACCTTCTAAATTTCAATTATGGAATTGATCACATATTGTTTTAATATATAgaatttttatttgttattttatttaaatgatAGGTATGTATATATCTAATCATTAAGATTTAAAATGTATAATTAAAAAAGATAATAGTATATGGGTAATTATTAACACATTTAAATATTATACATAAATTAACGATATAGTGATATATTTTTAGTTTATTGTTATAAGTTATAAATCATTTACAAATCTATGAAAGTAACAGTAAGTATCTTGGTTAGCGTATTAGGGTTTGGGTGAATACAATAAATAAGAATAAAATCTTAATTTTATTATACATTTATTGATTagaaccaaaaaaaaaaagaaaccattATTTTGGGTAATCATTACTATATAATCTTAAAATACACAATAAATATTTTCAATTTTTGTATGAAATCTTATTCAAAACTAATATATATATTTGTCCTTATCGGTAAATTCACATTATGCACCATGTAAGAAATTTATATCAAAGATCTTTTAACCTCTTTTTTATCATAAACACAAAATATACCAAAGGAAATGACAATGTCATAAACACTCACCAAAAAAACAATATCAATTATCAAGCAATAATAACCGTCAAAGTAATAAGTTTGTCTTCATAAAAAGCATAATAattaaaaatactaaaaatgCAAATCATGCAACACCATTTGTAGACCATACTtcaaaatctttatttctcaattTTTGGGGTGATGAGGTCCAAGCTGACAGCATTGTTTATTTCAACATTCCCAGGACTGTTACGACGTTTAGTAGAAGAGCTATCAACAGCATCAACATCATAAACATCTTCCAggtcatggttgtaaaagtcgctatgcgctccctagtcggtagaccggggagttgagagtactcggcataggcggagagtactcggggagtactcggacatgttaaattataaagaaattagttttcggaaattaaatataCGTCTAATAACATatatttactaatatttataacaaaatacgtgaaaatgatattcattatttaattatttaatatgattgtcatataaattatgttttattattttttaagtcaaactcggcccgaattgacctactagatccgattttggccgagtttgaccgcgtttgatcgattccgagtaattaggcggagttagagaaagtcgcctcggcagcctaccttgtagcgactactcggggagtactcggccttggaaaccttgttttacaaccatgttcCAGGTTACGTTTAATGTTTTCGAACTTCGTCGGATCTTGATCACTACCATCTATAGGATCTGGCGTAACGCTGTCACCCATCACAGATTGAGATTCCTGAAAATTTGTCAACCAAAAAATGCCTCAGTTTGATAAGATTATAATCATTGTACAGTTAAAAAATGTGTAGAACAACACAAGTAAAATACCTTCCCTAAACCTTTGACATTACCAACTGAATCGGACAAACATTGAACATTTGACTCAGACACGTCAGACTACAAAAATTCAGAACAGTTTCAATTTATGAATAAAGAAATCTAGTTATTAATAACTGAAATATTATTATGCTTGGAAGAAAATAACCTCATTAACTTTCCATTTTTTCTCCAGAGCAGAAAGTAGATCCTCATCGGAAGATAACATTGAAATTCCATAGTTTTCAACCTGGTTGGTAATGTTAAAATTGGAAATTTTGATTTGGAATGCAAACTTTTTGTTCAAAAACACATCAAACTCAGATGGAAGTGATTGAAACGATCCTTCGGTGGAAGTGTCAACCGTATAATGGGAAAGAAGTAGTAACATATATATAGATTGTTTAATAAAACATGAATAACCTTTATCAGAATGATAAATATTTGTACCTTCGAGTAGATATCTAGCAGTTCTTTCGAGGTTTTTTTCAAAAGCTTAATAGCTTCATAATCAAACAAAGTACAGGAAATGGTTCCAGTGGAATCCTGAACCCTCAGAGGTATCTTGTATCTATTATACGATAAAATGTTAATAATTGTTAAAAACGACATTTGAAAGTAATTGTAAAAATGTATAGATACCGATGAACAGGAACAATGTCAACAGCATCACAATCTGGGTTTATACACTCAAACGACTTGTCATCCAACACGTCAAAGCTGCCATCATCTCTTTCAACCAACTCAGATTTCTCTTCAATTTGCTTCTTACAAACATTGCATGATAAATAATACCAAGGCTTATCATTTGAAATAGCTATAACAGTACCAACAATGTAACCTTTTTCTCCTATTAAGTAGATAAAGATTATAGTTAGAGATAAATATGTAAAAAGGACATATAAGATACGTTAAgcatatatatttttgatgtacaTACCACATCAATTGAAGCAATAAAACAGGTTAAAACAAAATCTTCAGCATTTAGAAACTCATCTTCTGTATTCAATATCACTTGTGAGCATGACTGTTTACTTGAAGATGGTTTAGATAACTCCTTCTCAAGATACCTATTAaagtataatatattaataaaaaattgaAATAGTTTTAAAACGAATAATAAGTTATTAATGATATACCTGTCTTTGAATTCTTTGATCTCATTTATGAAGACACGACTTGCTTCAAACATGTTAGTCAGGCCAACTTTACCTGATTATAACACACATTTATTTCCAATGACACGTAAAAAATAATCGTTTGAGCATTGTAAAAACTAATATAGATAATTAAAAGACATTGTTAGAATACCATGTCATAAAATATAGTTAATACCTTGATATATGTTAACTGTTCCAAAATGGACAAGTATAACCACATGAGCAGGTCGGTTTTTGTCATTCATGTAGTTTGACAAAGTGATTGCATAATTTTCCCACAACGTTACACTAATCTTCTGATCACTGCAAATTTACAAAGTCACTGAATTATTTAATAGCAAAAGAATATATTAATACATATAGTGACTTAAAAACATATATATTGACTTGTTGTTTATAGCATTATTACTCGAGATCCTTTAAGGTAATGCTCATTCGTTTTGTTTTAGATCCATCCTTCCTATTTGCATCTTCAATAGGATATGAGACAACCAAATAACCGATGAAATCTGTATATTAAAATAGTATGATAAAATATAAACAACTGatcaaaattaaaaataaaaaaaataaaaattttaaagtAGTTACCTATTGGTGTATTCACTTCAATTTTTTTACTCAACACAGATTTAAAATCAGTGAATTTAAATAAGTACCGAGGACCAGACCAGTTATCAGTTTTCAGAACAGACGTGAAAGCATAAAAAGATAGCTTCTGATCTTTTCCGGTAACCTTAATCTTGGTTGTATCTTTGGCTAGAGATGGTTTATGAATCAATAAACAGTCATCAACTACCAAAAACTTAAGGAACCGTTTGAAAAGCTTATGTAAACAGCTACATTGAATGAAGGCACCCTGAAATATAAATTATAGATAACGAATTCTATAACATGAACACGTATAACTATTGATAAAAAAAGgatattaataattatataaaaactttaaaaaatgtTACCTCTTCATCCATTAACAACATGTCAACACGATAGATCTGGTTATCATAACCATTCATTTTTTTATCCCACATAGATATGATCTTAGCTTTGATGGTATAGTTGGTGGAATGAGCATTAAGTGACCTGAACATAGTAATCTGATTGTTCTCCATTTCACTGGTACAGAAAGATAGTTTTAGTAATTGATTCTCATTCTGATCTATATAAGAATGAAGAAAATAATTCAAAACAGGGAAAATGGTTTAACCTCAGATTTCGAAAACCACAGCACGAGAAAGAAAAACAATTTGAACGTGGAGTGAAAGTCTTTAACTTCTGGTCTTATTTATACAATAAAAAATGAGAAAATTATGGAATAACTGGAACATATTTTTGGAAGTTATAAATCATTtgcaaaaatataaatttaagaGATAGTAATTTCGGTAAGGGTTTTAATTTCCTAATCTGTTACTATTGTTTTGCTATTAAAactaataaatttaaaaaaaaaacatatttagaCTTACCTAAAGAATCCGTTTTTTATAAACAATGTATACATTTTTTAGGATGTTGCACATAAAGAAATTTTAATAGTACAATTTACTCATATCATAGGTAAAACAAAATTCTATCTAGAGAGAGTTTGAAAAACGTCACCTGTACACTATGACATTTGATCATTTAAGCCAAAACCAATTACGGATACATGAGGCAAAATCTGAGGATGAAATGTAAAGACAAACAATGTTAGTAATCTAAGTAAAGACAGACGAATCATTGATTTACAAATATACGTGCATCCATGAACAAAAATCAGAtgaagaaaattgaaaacaaataCAAATTAAACAGAATTAACGAAATAATAACAGAGATGAAACGACATAATTACTCTTTTGCAATTGTTATTAACATAAAAACAGACAGATTCGTTGGATTATAAAAAATTTCATTGATAATACCAAGTAAACCACATAgtaattataaattttaaaaaagaTTGATAGTAAATGATTGCAAATTGCGTATCTGTAACTTCTTAAACTATCCTTTAACTTCCGATGCTGAATCCGAACATTAATCTTCGACTGAGAAGAGCAGGGCTGGGAAGAAGATGAAACgatttagggtttgtaattgGGAGATTGAATAATTTACGGAATTTAGGTAACTTATATACCCGGGTCGAAATAAATGCCATGGGCAAACAAATCTGGATCCCGTGCGTGAAACATAGACATCCCACACTTTTCCCGCCAAAAATCACAAATGGTTGCATCATAAAGGGACACGTGTCCCAGACTTtattcatatattatatatatagatattaaataataaaacaacatatttttaaaaacctcatataagttgaataaatgtaactttAAATATTGAATGATAataaattatatctttaaaacctcgtgtattgtatggattgaataaatgtaattttatataccaaataatagaAAACTTATATCTTAAAAATCACGTGTGTTACACAGGTTgaaaaaaatgtaattttgtattctaaataataaaaaaatatctttaaaaatcctCATGTATTACACGGTTTCAATAAATCTAATCTTATATATCAaattattttaaaagttatataccattttatttatatattatgtaataaaatcaatatattttttaataataaaaataaaaatctattttaattaataaaaaactccaaataatgacacatggcattctctcattcaacctcataaattttatttatatttgtttaataaatttcttttaatattaatattaattaataaccaatatatagatatcacttatttttatttttatcattatctttatctaaaattaataaataacttcaattttgcaatttagaccctttgtttttttacttttaacccaaagtttttcatcttttgtaatttaatctcaactcttttttattttcaatttttgtccacaatacttttcatcttttccaAGTTTtccgtttcattctaaattttgtgagttaacgcaccgcaacgtgcgtgtgtggttcaacattttttcgtatatttttttccgTTTGACTGGTCCATCGCTTCACAtttatttttctgcgtttgacaagttcgtccaacacgcgggtcctggatggacttagttatttttttctatgttttacgtttcggtttaatttctcagcaacaagcgtgcgtgattcaaagattttacgtctgctttttgCTCGGcattatttttttcccgtttttatttacTTTGTTTTTACGAGATTTTTCGGTGTTGGTGATCACTGACAATGGTATAGCATTGCTACtacttaacaaagcttttatTACGACCACTGCAACGCAGGGGCCTAATACTAGTAAATAATATATCAATacaaagttatatcttaaaaccTCTGTGTATTACACAGTTTGTAATTTTATATCAAATTATCATTTGCAAGTTACATACaatttgatttataaattatgtaataaaatcgatataatttttttaataatgaaaaaaataaataatatattaatacaaagttatatttttaaaaacctgtctattacacggtttgaataaatctaattttatatatcaaattatTATTTGCAATTTATATACAATTcgatttataaattatgtaataaaatcgatataatttttttaataatgaaaaaaataaattttaaatttaaactaaataacaATTATCTATAATTTAGTATGGGAGTTATatataagagattaaactaaataataattatcaatAATTAAGGATGAGATAAAAAACAATTATCTATAGTTTAGTATGAGATTATCTAAAATTAAAGTTAGatagcctaatatgatgacaagtagAGATGGGAAAATCGGGTTTTTAGtatacccggaaccggttccaacCCGTACTTGATTCTTGACTGAGTTTGACTGGACTCGATTCTTCTAGTACTCGAGTCCGGTTAGTACCCGGTTTCAAACCACAATTACCGGAATGTTCATAACCGATTCAGGTATTTTGTAACCGGTTCCTCCGGGTATCTTCCCAGAAAAGCTGCAAAAAGCTTGCCGGAATCGATTCCTAACGGCTTTATATCCGTTGGAATCGATTAATTGCCATTAAAATTTTGAAACCGGTTTCTATTATATATAAGAACATCACCTTCAACCAAAACTTAATCCCTTTCAAATCAGTTTCACCCTACAAGTTACAACTAAAATCGGTTATGGCATGCAACGACGAAATGGTAATGGTTTTAGAAACCAAAAGAAACCCCCAAGTTTGGAAGCACTTTGATCTGTGCCTGATGTCTGATAGCCATGAAATGGCACGATGCAAAGGTTGTGGGAAGTTCATGAAGGCTACAGTGAACTCGACCCTCAAAAAACACACCGACTGTTATTGTCCGGTGACAAAGGCTGCGGCGAAGAAAAGTGAAGGCGGCGAATCATCCGGAACCGGCTCTTCGAAGGTTTAGTGTGTTTATGTGATGTTAGTTTGGTTGTGTTTAGGTATAATGTTTGGGTTTAATGTTTGGTTGTGGACTTGTGATGTTTATGGTTGTGGACTTGTGATGTACTTGGTTTCATGTAGATCCTGCCGGTTCTTTGTTGTTGTGATGTTTGGGTTTAACTTTTAATGTAATTTGGTTTCATTTAGATCCTGTCGGTTCTTTGTGTTTATAGCGAAAACGATTCCGGGTAGGACcctatttttttttacaaattgtGGAACCTGGTACGAACCTACGGGTTTTTTGAACCCGGAATCAGTTCTTCTAAACATCAAGTAGGAACTAGAACCGGTTCCAGGTAGGTTCTACCGGGTCGGGTTTGAAACCGGATATTATGCCCATCTCTAATGACAAGTGTACCTTTAacgatttcttttattatatagtatagacaGATATGGTAAAAGAAAAAGAATTATACTTATATACGTGTAAGATACGTTTCGAATAACTAAACACAGAGACGGGGATGACTAAACAATCACATATCACGCAACAGATGATGCAGTCTAATTACGAAAACATAAATAACTAAGCAACATATTAGTCTCACAAACACAGAAAGGAGATGGCATCAGATGTGGAGTAGAGAGACGTTCTCGAACAGCTTCTGGGAGCATCTGGTAAAGGGCAAAGGAAGGAACGTCTAATGGTTTTACATGAACAAAGTAAGTACTAAGGTCAGATCACCATAACAAAGCCACCACGTGTTTGCCATGACATTCGAACATTCACCATATTATTCGACAGTCAAGGGTCATCCATCATTTTaaacaataaaagaaacaaaatcTTCATCTTAGTAGTCTCAAATAGGAGGTTTTTAGAAATGTTGTGTTTTACTTCTTTTCCAGGCTCATTTCCTGAAGGTTGAGCAGCAGATTATCAGCATTCAACATGACTTTGTTTGACGAATTGGCCATCGTGGCTGCGATTTCTCGAGCCGCTTCAATTTTCCTCAGCGTTATAAATGCCGGATTGTTGGCAATTGCTTGCCCAATCAGTTGCGCACTCTTTGCTTCTCCCTGTCATTTACCCCGTGTTGTGTtagttatataataataataataagcaaATAGCTAAACTTTGTCGACACCAGCCCAGCTTTTCACTTTACTAGTTCTATAAAATAGGGGTGTGTTAGTGTCCGGTCTGGTCTGGTCTGGCTGGTTTTAGTTTTCAAAGAACGATACGATTCTGAGAAACGACAAACCAATTCGGACAGGTTGTGGGTCAGCTAAACCTGTCGGTTTTAGCGGTTTGGTGGTTCCTTGTGGTGGTAATGTGGTATGACAGTTTGAACCGATTATTTAAAAGTCAAAAGTCGTTAGTTGGATTAACTTTTAAAATTACTTTGGCCCGTGACAGAACCAGTTTACCGCCTCTAGTATAGTTAGATTTACAAGTACCAGTCAAACATGCAAAAGCGTTACCTGTGCTCTGATGATAGCACTTCTCTTGTCCTGCTCAGCCTTTTCTACAACAAACTTGGCCCGCTCAGCTTCCTGTGCAGCAACTTGCTTTGCTTCAATCGCAGCAGTAAACTCCCTCCCAAAAGTAAGACTTGTGATGGACACGTCATCAAGTGCAATGTTGAAATTGGCAGCCCTATCCGTTAGTATTTTCCTTATCTCCCTACTAACAGCCTACACAGCATGTTTTCATATAGATAGTTGGATACTGTCACTTAAAAATAACATTCTTTGTTTTTCATATAAAAAACAAACTTCCAAAACACAACTGTCAAAAATATAATACGTAAACTGCACAACCACAAATACCTCTCTTTGGGTAATAAGCTGGCTAGCATTATACTGCGCAACCACAGCTTTCAATGTTTCATGAATGATTGAAGGCAGGACTCTCTCATTATAGTTCTCACCAAGAGTTCGATAAACAGTAGGTAGTTCATCAGCAACAGGTCGagtgagaactcgaagaccaattTTCACCTGATTCAGAAAGTGAATGAACAACATGTATAATTTATAATAAAGTTAACGAAATTGATTCAGTCATGGATACATGGTAATTAGAGGTAAGAGAGGGGTACCATTTGCAAATCACGGCTACCAGAAGTGCTCTCTACAAGATGGGGTCGTGCACGAACATCATAGATGACGGGCCTTTCAAACCAGGGGATCATGATGTGTGTCCCTTCTGGGTAGACCTATATTTATGAGCATTCATTCAGCACAATACTAGTAGCCTTTAAAATTCAAGTATCAGCATCTATATTGCATTCTGAAGGTACACAAAACTGACAAATGTCAAATGGTATACAAATAATATCACCAGAAATAAACGTGTTCCCCTTTTAAGAACCCATCAACAGAACATCAAGGTTATACCTATTGAGCCTTGATATTTCTAGCTTGAATTTGATTTAGGCCGAAATGATGAACTTTATCATCTTGCAATGAACACGCACCATCTAATCTATTTTCTACAATCTGTTAGCCTTGTGTATCTTATGATGTATTTACTTACTATATATTGATGAATGATAAATGTTCGATTCCATTTAATCTAATATCTTAATAATGACAGCTAATCAATACAATGTCTCATTAAGATATGAAGCCATGCATTTCTTACATTGATAATAACTATTTGCAATGTTACGTAAACACCAAACATAAATAGCTACTGCACAAAACTTTATTATAATCCTCAACATTAAAAAAATAAGCAACTTATTTGAATATAATGAATACTTGATGATGTGAAAGGTGACGTGTCTTCAaggaaaaaacattttttaattttgtaaaaaaTTAACACGGCCGCACTAAACTGTTAAGAAATACAGGTGTGAGTCATTAAAGGCGGGCAGACCATTAA encodes:
- the LOC110924494 gene encoding replication protein A 70 kDa DNA-binding subunit C-like; its protein translation is MENNQITMFRSLNAHSTNYTIKAKIISMWDKKMNGYDNQIYRVDMLLMDEEGAFIQCSCLHKLFKRFLKFLVVDDCLLIHKPSLAKDTTKIKVTGKDQKLSFYAFTSVLKTDNWSGPRYLFKFTDFKSVLSKKIEVNTPIDFIGYLVVSYPIEDANRKDGSKTKRMSITLKDLDDQKISVTLWENYAITLSNYMNDKNRPAHVVILVHFGTVNIYQGKVGLTNMFEASRVFINEIKEFKDRYLEKELSKPSSSKQSCSQVILNTEDEFLNAEDFVLTCFIASIDVEKKVTLLKQIEEKSELVERDDGSFDVLDDKSFECINPDCDAVDIVPVHRYKIPLRVQDSTGTISCTLFDYEAIKLLKKTSKELLDIYSKVENYGISMLSSDEDLLSALEKKWKVNESDVSESNVQCLSDSVGNVKGLGKESQSVMGDSVTPDPIDGSDQDPTKFENIKRNLEHGCKTRQTYYFDGYYCLIIDIVFLEMLQDQGLFISSSVLMELWPRELIELYGLHDQHASEENVNVIEEMVVIENGERTIYQFDATQKQDD
- the LOC110923493 gene encoding prohibitin-1, mitochondrial isoform X2; this translates as MNLNNMKVPKMPDARGASALIKFGAILGIGLYAAGNSLYNVEGGHRAIVFNRIVGVKDKVYPEGTHIMIPWFERPVIYDVRARPHLVESTSGSRDLQMVKIGLRVLTRPVADELPTVYRTLGENYNERVLPSIIHETLKAVVAQYNASQLITQREAVSREIRKILTDRAANFNIALDDVSITSLTFGREFTAAIEAKQVAAQEAERAKFVVEKAEQDKRSAIIRAQGEAKSAQLIGQAIANNPAFITLRKIEAAREIAATMANSSNKVMLNADNLLLNLQEMSLEKK
- the LOC110923493 gene encoding prohibitin-1, mitochondrial isoform X1, giving the protein MAGKMNLNNMKVPKMPDARGASALIKFGAILGIGLYAAGNSLYNVEGGHRAIVFNRIVGVKDKVYPEGTHIMIPWFERPVIYDVRARPHLVESTSGSRDLQMVKIGLRVLTRPVADELPTVYRTLGENYNERVLPSIIHETLKAVVAQYNASQLITQREAVSREIRKILTDRAANFNIALDDVSITSLTFGREFTAAIEAKQVAAQEAERAKFVVEKAEQDKRSAIIRAQGEAKSAQLIGQAIANNPAFITLRKIEAAREIAATMANSSNKVMLNADNLLLNLQEMSLEKK